The Thermoflexus hugenholtzii JAD2 DNA segment TCGCGATCAAATAGAGGAAGTTACGGCCGTCGTAGAAGCTGGCGATGGGGCCGCCGCCGGTGGCGCTGAGCTTGTGGTAGACCACCGCATCGGGGATATACCAGCAGTTCCATCCGGCGATCTGGGCCCGCCAGGCCAGATCCATGTCCTCGCACGAATAGAAGAAGTCCTCATCGAAGAGCCCAATGTCCTCGAGGAGCGCCCGCCGATAGGCCGCCGCAGCCCCACAGGCGGAGAACACTTCCTCCTCCCGGTCGTATTGCCCAACGTCCGGCTCCCAGACCCCCCGGTTGCCCGGGATGCCGTCCACCCGGTAGTAATCGCCGGCGGAGTGGAAGACCTCCCGCCGGTCGAAGAGCAGGATCTTGGAGGCCAGCAGCCCGGCGTCGGGATGGCGCGCGAAGGCCGCTGCCAGCGCTTCGAGCCAGGTCGGCGCCGCCTCCGTGTCGTTGTTCAGGAGGACCAGGATCTCCCCGCGGGCGGCCCGGATCCCGGCGTTGACGGCCCCGGCGAAACCCCGGTTGCGCCCCAGCGCCAGGACCCGCACCTCGGGGTAGTGAGCGAGCAGGGAGAGGGAACCGTCGGTCGAGCCGTTGTCCACCACCAGGATCTCCCGGTGGGGATACGTCTGCCGGCGCAGCGCCTCCAGGCAGGTCGGCAAGTGCGCGGCGCCGTTCCAGTTGGGGATGATCACGGAGAGGAGGGGCGGGTTCATCCGACCAGCCATCCTTCCTCGGCCAGATAGGCCTCCAGGGCCTCCGGCCAGGGCCGCAAGGTGATCCCCAGGGCGGCCCCGCACAGGTTGCGCAGCGGGGTAAAGGGAGGGACCCGCGAGGGGCGCGGGAACTCCGCCAGGGAAATGGGGGTCACCGGGATGTGAGCCCGCCCGGTCCGGCGCAGGATCTCAACGGCGTATTCATAGCGGGAGCACATCCCCTCGTTGACGAAATGGTAGATGCCGTAGGCCTCGGTCTCGATCAGCCGGGCGATGGCGGCGGCCACGTCCCGGGTGTAGCTGGGCGAACCCACCTCATCGTGGACCACGCGCAAGGCTCCCTGCTCGTCGGCCCGCCGGAGGATCTTGCGGATGAAGTGGTTGCCGCCCGGCCCGAAGACCCAGGCGGTGCGGACGATGTAGAAGCGCTGAAGGAGATGGGAGACGAACCATTCCCCAGCCCACTTGCTGCGGCCATACGGGTTGATTGGGTTCGGGGGGTCGAACTCCAGATACGGCTCCCTCTTGGTCCCATCGAAGACCTCGTTGGTGCTGATGTAGACCAGGGCGGCGCCGGCGGCGACGCAAGCCATCGCCACCGCCTGGGTCCCCAGGGCGTTGACCTGGAAGGCCTTTTCGGGATCCCGGGCGCAGCCGTCCACGTCGGTCATGGCCGCGGCGTGGATGACCACGTCGGGACGGGCGCGGAGGATGGCCCGGAAGACCGCCGCCCGATCGGTTACGTCGAGATCCGCTCGGGCGAGCGGGATCAAGGTGTGAAGGGACATGGCCTCCTGCAGGGCCCGCCCCAGCTGCCCTCCTGCGCCGGTGATCAGGACGCGCATCGACAGCCCACCTCGAATGCAAGATACGCGCAGGGTTGAGGGAGCGGATCCCTCGTTACAGCGGGGGAGGCCGCCGCAGGCGGCCTCCCCCCATCCGACGCATGAATGTTTCCTCATCGCCGATGGGCTTCGAATCACTGGCCCGAGCCGGAGGCGGGCGCGCCGGCCAGCTCCGGCACCTCCCGCTTGCTCTGCCAGATCACCCAGAGCAGGACGGCGAGGAGGACCGCCACGGCCGCCCCGATGGCCAGCAGCGTCCCAGCGGTCAGGGCGCCGCGGAACTGGACGATGATGGGGGCGGCCAGCACCGAGACCAGGTTGACGGCCTTGATCATCGGGTTGATGGCCGGGCCCGCGGTGTCCTTCAGCGGATCGCCCACCGTGTCGCCGACCACGCTGGCCTTGTGGCGCTCGCTGCCCTTGCCCAGGTTGCGGGCGGGATCCCGGGGCTCGTTCTCCACCCGCTTCTTGGCGTTATCCCAGGCGGCCCCGGCGTTGGCCATGAAGACCGCCAGCAGCTGCCCGACCAGGATAGAGCCGGCCAGGAAGGCGCCCAGGGCCTCCACCTGCAGCACCAGGCCCACCACCAGCGGGGTGGCCACCGAGAGCAGGGCCAGGGAGAGCAGCTCCTTCTGGGCCGCCAGGGTGCAGATGGTGACCACCCGGGCGTAATCCGGCTTCACCGTCCCCTCCAGCACGCCGGGGATGCGGAACTGCCGGCGGACCTCCTCCACGATGAGGGTAGCGGCCCGGCTGACGGCCCGGATGGCGAAGGAGGAGAAGAGCCAGGGCAGGGCCCCGCCCAGCAGCAGGCCCACGAAGACCAGCGGCTGGTCGATGCGGATGCCGATGTCCTGGAGCGTAGGCATCTGGCCCAACTGGGCCTGCACCTTGCTCACGTCGGTGAGGTAGGAGCCGAACAGGGCGACGGCGGCGATCACCGCCGTGGCGATGGCCAGGCCCTTGGTGGTCGCCTTGGTCGTGTTGCCCACCGCATCCAGGTCCGCCAGCACCTCTTGGGCCCGCTCCTCCAGCCCGGCCATCTCGGCGATCCCGCCGGCGTTGTCCGTCACCGGCCCGTAGGAGTCCATCCCCACCACGTTGCCGGTGAGCATCAGCAGGCCGATGCCGGTGAGGGAGACCCCGTAGAGGACGTAGACGGGCGGCAGGCCCCAGTAGATCAGGGTGGAGGTGGCGATGGTGAGGGCGATGACCACGATGGCCCACACGGTGGACTCATAGCCCACGGCCAGGCCGCTGAGGATGGTGGTGGCCGGCCCGGCTCGGGTGGCCTTCTCGATCTCGCCCACGGGGGCCCGCTCGGTGCTGGTGAAGTAATCCGTCAGCCGCTCGATGACCAGGGAGAGGATCAGGCCCACCGTCGTCGAGGCCACCACCCGCCAGTCCCGGGCATAGAGGAAGCCGATGGCGGCGAAGCCGAGGAAGGAGAGCACCGCCCCGATCAGGAAGCCGCGGCTGATGGCCCGCAGGGCATCCCCCCGGCGGCCGGTCACCCCGCCGACGGTGTAGGTGCTGATGATCGAGGCGATCACCCCCACCGCCCGGGCCAGCAGCGGGAAGATGATCCAGACCATCGAGTGCTGGGGGTCCACCGCGCGGAGGGCGAGGCCCAGGATCATGGCCGAGACCATGGTGACCTCATAGGACTCGAAGATGTCCGCGGCCATCCCCGCGCAGTCGCCCACGTTATCGCCCACCAGGTCGGCCACCACCGCGGCGTTGCGCGGGTCGTCCTCGGGCACGTCCATCTCCACCTTGCCCACCAGGTCCGCCCCCACATCGGCAGCCTTGGTGTAGATCCCGCCGCCCACGCGCATGAAGAGGGCGAGCAGCGTCCCGCCGAACCCGAAGCCGAGCAGGGCGTCCGGCGCGGCGATCCCGAAGATCAAGAAGATGAGGGAGCCGCCCAGCAGCCCCAGGCCGTTGGTCAGCATCCCGGTGATGGTGCCGGCCCGGTAGGCCAGGCGCAGGGCGGCGTCATAGCCCTGGGTGCGCGCCGCCTCCGCCACCCGGATGTTCCCCTGCACCGCCATGCGCATCCCCAGCTGCCCGACGGCCAGGGAGAAGCCGGCGCCCAGGATGAAGGCCACCGCCCGGCCCAGCCCCATCACCAGACGGAGGGTGTTCTCGTCCAGCTGGGGGAAGACCTCGCGGGCCTCCGGCGAGGGGGGGACGATGTAGACGCTGAGGAAGAGCAGGATGCTGAGCAACCCCATGAACGGCAGGATGCTCATGAGCTGCCGGCGCAGGTAGGCCTCGGCCCCCTCGCGGATCGCCTCCCAGACCTCCTGCATCTTCGGGGTGCCCTTGGGATGACGCATGACCTCCGCCCGGAGGATCCAGGCGAAGATCAGACTGATCATCGCCACCCCGAGCACGGCGAGCACGGCGTAAAACTCAAAGGGTGTCAGCCCATGCCAGCCCATGCGCGCACCTCCCTAAGGGTTTCCACCCGCACCGGGGAAATGTGAGGAAAGACGCAAACCCATTCTACTGAATCAGACGCAAAGGGTCAAGGACGGTCTCCCCAAGTTTCACAAACTGGGGAAGAGGGCAACGATCGCCCGATCCACGGGCGAGATCGGTTCAGCCCACGAGGATTCCGCATAAGGAACTTTTCCGAGCTCCAGCTTGGCTGTAAAGGCCGGGGCGTCGAAGGGGACGTGCCCTCATCCGCACGGGGATCGCTCCCTGTGGGTGCTCAGGGGGTCTAACCTGCCTTGTCCCGAGATCTTCCCCCTCGGGCGCCCCCCTCATGGCCGAAGCGCGGTTCGCGGTTCCCCGGGAACTTGACAACCCGCCCATTTTGAGATAAATTTCACGAGGCCTGTCGGATCGGGGCGCGACAGGCCCATGGCTCACCTCCTGGCGTCGTGGGGCACGGGGGATCCCGTGCCCCACACGTCATATATGGGGAGCTTTGGTGGGAGGCCGTCCACAAATGGGGGCACACGTGGCGGCTCCAACGGTCGCATTCGGGTGTTCGCATCTGGATTCCCGGCCGACCTCCCCGATGGCTTTCGGCGTGACGCATCGCGGGATCGAAGACGGAGGTTCGAGGCGAAAGCCCCTCCTGCGTAAGCCGAAATTCATTTCGGCATCCGTGCGGGGCTGCCCACGAATGAGGAGCACGAATACACGAACGGAGGATCCCTTTCTGTAGGAGCGACCTTTGCGTCATCGAGAGCCGGAGGTTGGGAGTTAACGGAGCGGCTTTCGCCGCACTTGCGTCATCGAGGACGGAGGTTCGGGGCTCAAGCCCCTCCTACAGAAACCATCTTTTTGTGGCCGCGACCTTTGCGTCATCGAAAACAGAGGGTCCCGGGCGGAAGCCCTGCCTACCATTCGGCCCGGAGGTGTTTCAGCGCCTCCGGGATCGCGGCAGGGATCCGCGGGGCTTCGCCGGTGGCCCGGATGGCGCTGGAGACGTCTTTCAGGCCGTTGCCGGTGGCCATCACCACCACCTCCTCTTCCTCTCCCACCATCCCCTCCCGGGCGGCTTTCTCCAGCCCGGCGAAGGCGGCGGCCGCCGAGGGCTCCGCGAACACCCCGACCTCCCGGGCCAGGGTCTGCATGGCCTGCAGGATCTCCTCATCCTGAACAGTGAGAAAGGCCCCGCCGGTTTCCCGGACCGCCTGCAGGGCGAAGCGGGCGTCCCGAGGGCGGCCGACGGCGATGCTGTCGGCGATGGTCTGGGCCGGCTCCGGGCGGGCATCCGGATCGCCCCGCGCCCACGCATGGGCTAGGGCCGCCGCGCCCTCGGCTTGCACGCCCATCAGGACGGGGAGGCGATCGATCCAGCCCAGGGCGGCGAGGTCCCGAAAGCCCTTCCAGATCCCGCTGAGGATGTTCCCATCCCCTACGGCCACGAACACCCGGTCCGGCGCCCGGCCGCCCAGCTGCTCCCAGAGCTCGTAGGCCGCGGTCTTCTTGCCTTCGCGGGTGAAGGGATTGTAGGCGGTGTTGCGGCAATACCAGCCGAAGGCCTCCGCCGCCGCGATGGCCAGGTCGAACGCTTCGTCATACGTACCTTCCACCAGATAGACCCGTGCGCCGTAGATCAGGAGCTGGGCGATCTTGGCCGGGGGGGCCGTGTGGGGGACGAAGATGACGGCCACGAGGCCGAGGGCCGCGGCCATGCCGGCCAGGGCCGCCGCCGCGTTCCCCGAAGAGGCCGTGGTGACCACTGAGGCGCCCTCCTCTATGGCTTTCAGGGCCACCACAGCGCTGGCCCGATCCTTGAAGGAGGCCGTCGGGTTGCGGCCGTCGTCTTTCACGTAGACCGCCCGCAGGCCCAGCCGCCGCGCCGTCCGCTCCGCGCGATAGAGCGGGGTCCACCCCACGGTTTGCAAGGGCCCCGCCCCCTCCTCACGCGCGAGGGTCTTAGGTCGTAAGGGGAGCAACGGGGCATAGCGCCAGATGGATCGGGCCGGATGCGCCCGCAGCCGCTCCGGGTCCAGGGCCGCCCGCAATCGATCGTAATCGTAGAGCACGTCGAGGGTTCCCTCCGCACCGTCCCGCGGGCACACATACCGGACCTCGCCCGGATCATAGGTGGCCCCGCACCGCCCGCAGCGAAAGCCGATGAACGCCATGGGTCGGCCTCCGGCAAAGGTTGACCGGCGTTTCGCGCGCCATCGCGCTGGAGGAGCATTGTTCCCCGGATCCTCCTATCAGTCAAGGGGAGGCCGATGGGAGCCCGCAGGGCCTGTGCTATACTGAGCGCGATCGCGGAGGCCGAAAGGAGTTTCGGCTTACATCCGAAAGGGGAAAGGAGTTCCCGATGCGAAACGGAGGCTATATTCTGATCGCGCTGGTTGCGCTGGGGCTGGCGGCCTGCGCCCGCCCCACGCCCGGCCCGGGGGGAGCGGGGACCCCAACGGCTCCTCCCTCCCCCAGCCCGTCCCCGGAGGCCACGGCCACCGTCCCGGCGGCTGCGGCGCCGTCGGCCACCCCGGACCTGCAGCGGATCCTCTTCCCGACGCCGGAGGATTGGAGCAAAGGCGCCCCGGACGCCCGGGTGACCTTCATCGAGTGGGGCGATTTCCAGTGACCGTATTGCGGGCAGCTCGCGCCGCTGCTCCGGCGTCTGGTAGACGCCTACCCGAACGAAGTGCGCGTGGTTTACCGGCATTTCCCCTTGCGGACCATCCACGACAAGGCGATGATCACCGCCGAGGCCAGCGAGGCGGCCGGGGCGCAGGGGAAGTTCTGGGAGATGCACGACTGGCTTTATGAGCATCAGGCGGAATGGGTCGCCAGCTCGAACATCACCGAAACCCTGATCTCCGCGGCGCGGACCCTGGGGCTGGACGCGGAGCGGTTCCGACGGGATCTGGAGGAGGGACGCTATCGGGCCAAGGTGGAGGCCGCCTACGCGGAGGCCGTCGCCCTGGGCCTCCCGGGCACGCCCTTCCTGCTGGTCAACGGGCGTCCATGGCCGCAGACCCTGAATTACCTGGAATACGCCCACCTGGAGGCTATGGTGAAGCTGGCTCGGCTGGCGGAGCGCCATTTCCCGGCCCCGCCGCCCATGACCATTGATCCGACGCGGCGCTACCGCGCCATCCTGAAGACGGAGAAGGGCGAGGTGGTGATCGAGCTCTTCGCGGATCGAGCGCCGGTGACGGTGAACAACTTCGTCTTCCTCGCCCGGCAGGGCTGGTATAACGACATCACGTTCCACTACGTGATCTCCGACGTGGTGGCCATCACCGGCGACCCCAGCGGCACCGGGTTCGGCGGGCCGGGCTACACCATCCCGGACGAGATCACGGAGACCCTGACCTTCGACGCGCCGGGGATGGTCGGGATGCTGAACGCCGGGCCGAACACCGGCGGCAGCCAGTTCTTCATCACGATGGCGCCCCTCCCTCAGCTGAACGGCCGCTATGCGATCTTCGGGCGCGTGGTGGAAGGGCTGGAGGTCGTCCGCGCCCTGCGGCCTCGGGATCCCGAGGCGGACCCTGGGGCGCCCCCGGGCGACCGCCTCCTGGAGGTGGTGATCGAAGAGCGCTGAGCGTTCCACCCTCTGCCCCTCGAACGGATCATCGACGGCCATGAGCATCCTGCCCATCCCGGAGGGCCCATCCGAAGAGATCCCTTCGCTGGAAGTCCGGGAGGAGGTCGCGGAGCGCTCCTCGCCGACCGGCGCGTTATGGGTGGCGGCGGGCCTCCTGACGGGGGTGGCCCTCGGCGGGCTGTGGCTGGGGCTGGCGGCTCTCGCCGCCCTCCTGAGCGCGCCGATGCCGCCCCCGGGGCTGCTCCTCCTCGGCTTGCTGATGGGGATCGGGCTCTTCCAGGAGGGCATCCGGATCACCCGGGGGATACCGGACGCCCTGCTCCCCGTCCCCACTCTGGCTGCCCAGGTCCGGATGTTGTCCTTCCTCCTGATCCTGATCGGATGCGGGGCGGTGGTCGAGCGGCTGGCTCCGGATCTTCCCCTCGTGCTCCTTCCCCTCCACGCGGGGATCGCCGTGCTGGGGCCGCTGTGGTGGTTCAACCTGTTACGCCAACGCTTGGCTGTCCCCTGGTCCCGCCGTCGGACCTGGTGGGGTTTGGGCCTGGGGGGGCTGGCCGCGCCAGCCCTGGCACTCCTCCTGGAAGGGATGATGCTGGTCGGGCTGGGCCTGGGGTTGCTGATCGCGCGGCTCGTCATCGAAGGCCCCGATTTCATTCGCCGGTGGTTCCCGATGGGGTTCTCCCCCGGCGCTCCTCCCGTCGTGAATCCGGAACGCTTGTTCAGCGATCCGTGGGTTTGGGCCGGCCTACTCATCGGCGGTGCGGGGCTGGTCCCGCTGATCGAAGAGGCGGTCAAGCCGCTGCCAGCCTTCCTGCGAGCCCGGGCTCCCACCGCCGAGGGGATCCTGTATGGGGCGCTGGGAGGCGCCGGCT contains these protein-coding regions:
- a CDS encoding glycosyltransferase family 2 protein encodes the protein MNPPLLSVIIPNWNGAAHLPTCLEALRRQTYPHREILVVDNGSTDGSLSLLAHYPEVRVLALGRNRGFAGAVNAGIRAARGEILVLLNNDTEAAPTWLEALAAAFARHPDAGLLASKILLFDRREVFHSAGDYYRVDGIPGNRGVWEPDVGQYDREEEVFSACGAAAAYRRALLEDIGLFDEDFFYSCEDMDLAWRAQIAGWNCWYIPDAVVYHKLSATGGGPIASFYDGRNFLYLIA
- a CDS encoding sodium-translocating pyrophosphatase, with protein sequence MGWHGLTPFEFYAVLAVLGVAMISLIFAWILRAEVMRHPKGTPKMQEVWEAIREGAEAYLRRQLMSILPFMGLLSILLFLSVYIVPPSPEAREVFPQLDENTLRLVMGLGRAVAFILGAGFSLAVGQLGMRMAVQGNIRVAEAARTQGYDAALRLAYRAGTITGMLTNGLGLLGGSLIFLIFGIAAPDALLGFGFGGTLLALFMRVGGGIYTKAADVGADLVGKVEMDVPEDDPRNAAVVADLVGDNVGDCAGMAADIFESYEVTMVSAMILGLALRAVDPQHSMVWIIFPLLARAVGVIASIISTYTVGGVTGRRGDALRAISRGFLIGAVLSFLGFAAIGFLYARDWRVVASTTVGLILSLVIERLTDYFTSTERAPVGEIEKATRAGPATTILSGLAVGYESTVWAIVVIALTIATSTLIYWGLPPVYVLYGVSLTGIGLLMLTGNVVGMDSYGPVTDNAGGIAEMAGLEERAQEVLADLDAVGNTTKATTKGLAIATAVIAAVALFGSYLTDVSKVQAQLGQMPTLQDIGIRIDQPLVFVGLLLGGALPWLFSSFAIRAVSRAATLIVEEVRRQFRIPGVLEGTVKPDYARVVTICTLAAQKELLSLALLSVATPLVVGLVLQVEALGAFLAGSILVGQLLAVFMANAGAAWDNAKKRVENEPRDPARNLGKGSERHKASVVGDTVGDPLKDTAGPAINPMIKAVNLVSVLAAPIIVQFRGALTAGTLLAIGAAVAVLLAVLLWVIWQSKREVPELAGAPASGSGQ
- a CDS encoding PrsW family glutamic-type intramembrane protease gives rise to the protein MSILPIPEGPSEEIPSLEVREEVAERSSPTGALWVAAGLLTGVALGGLWLGLAALAALLSAPMPPPGLLLLGLLMGIGLFQEGIRITRGIPDALLPVPTLAAQVRMLSFLLILIGCGAVVERLAPDLPLVLLPLHAGIAVLGPLWWFNLLRQRLAVPWSRRRTWWGLGLGGLAAPALALLLEGMMLVGLGLGLLIARLVIEGPDFIRRWFPMGFSPGAPPVVNPERLFSDPWVWAGLLIGGAGLVPLIEEAVKPLPAFLRARAPTAEGILYGALGGAGFAIAENLLNWTLGAPWALTALGRLGASALHVFNSALMGWAWGMLRQGRPGAGLGAYLLVVLLHSLWNAGALLLGIGFLAPLPDQIRILSALPLLIGMGAVGLAVLIGLGWALPALAGGEDPVEPSAGRSSQGG
- the thrC gene encoding threonine synthase, coding for MAFIGFRCGRCGATYDPGEVRYVCPRDGAEGTLDVLYDYDRLRAALDPERLRAHPARSIWRYAPLLPLRPKTLAREEGAGPLQTVGWTPLYRAERTARRLGLRAVYVKDDGRNPTASFKDRASAVVALKAIEEGASVVTTASSGNAAAALAGMAAALGLVAVIFVPHTAPPAKIAQLLIYGARVYLVEGTYDEAFDLAIAAAEAFGWYCRNTAYNPFTREGKKTAAYELWEQLGGRAPDRVFVAVGDGNILSGIWKGFRDLAALGWIDRLPVLMGVQAEGAAALAHAWARGDPDARPEPAQTIADSIAVGRPRDARFALQAVRETGGAFLTVQDEEILQAMQTLAREVGVFAEPSAAAAFAGLEKAAREGMVGEEEEVVVMATGNGLKDVSSAIRATGEAPRIPAAIPEALKHLRAEW
- a CDS encoding peptidylprolyl isomerase, whose translation is MTIDPTRRYRAILKTEKGEVVIELFADRAPVTVNNFVFLARQGWYNDITFHYVISDVVAITGDPSGTGFGGPGYTIPDEITETLTFDAPGMVGMLNAGPNTGGSQFFITMAPLPQLNGRYAIFGRVVEGLEVVRALRPRDPEADPGAPPGDRLLEVVIEER
- the rfbD gene encoding dTDP-4-dehydrorhamnose reductase — translated: MRVLITGAGGQLGRALQEAMSLHTLIPLARADLDVTDRAAVFRAILRARPDVVIHAAAMTDVDGCARDPEKAFQVNALGTQAVAMACVAAGAALVYISTNEVFDGTKREPYLEFDPPNPINPYGRSKWAGEWFVSHLLQRFYIVRTAWVFGPGGNHFIRKILRRADEQGALRVVHDEVGSPSYTRDVAAAIARLIETEAYGIYHFVNEGMCSRYEYAVEILRRTGRAHIPVTPISLAEFPRPSRVPPFTPLRNLCGAALGITLRPWPEALEAYLAEEGWLVG